The genomic segment AAGTACGTCCCGCTCGCCGGATGGAGGCCGCCATGCGGTGCGCGTTCGGCGTCACGAGGCTTCTGCGTCCACTGGCGCGCCTGGGAAAGCGCCCGGGTGGGGCAGAGGACACGCGCTGATTCAGCCGCTGAACCCGTCCTGGGCCATGGCTCGCGAGATCACGATGCGCTGGATCTCGCTGGTGCCCTCGAAGATCGTGTAGATCTTCGCGTCCCGGTACCACTTCTCCACCGGGAAGTCCTTGATGTAGCCGTACCCTCCCAGGATCTGGATGGCCTGCTCGGTCACCGCCACGGCCACCTCGCCGGCCTTGAGCTTCGACATGGAGCCCTCGGCGTGCTCGAACGGCGTGCCGTTGCGGGCCATCCATGCCGCCCGCCACGTGAGCAGCCTCGCGGCGTCGATCTCCATGGCCATGTCGGCCAGCTTGAAGGCGACCCCCTCGTGCTCGATGATCGGCCGCCCGAACGTCTCCCGCTCCCTGGCGTAGTCGGTGGCGAACTCGAACGCCGCCCGGGCGATCCCGATGGCCTGGGCCGCCACCGACGGCCGGGTCATCTCGAAGGTCTTCAGCGCCGCGGAGGACCGCTCCTTGGTGCGTGCCTTCTCCAGCTTGGCCTCGAGCTTCTGCATCCCGCCCAGGACGTTCTCGAGGGGGACCCGGCAGTCCTCCAGAAGGACCTCAGCCGTGTGCGACGCCCGGATCCCGAGCTTCCTCTCTTTCTTTCCCTGCTTCAGGCCCGGGGTGTCGGGCCCGATGATGAACGCGGCCTGCCCGCGGTGCCCCAGCTCGGGGTCGACCGTGGCCACCACGATGTGCACGCACGCGAGCCCGCCGTTCGTGGCGAACACCTTCTGGCCGTTCAGCACCCACTCGTCGCCGTCACGCTTGGCGGTGGTGCGAAGCGCCGAGACGTCGGAGCCGGCGCCGGGCTCGGTGACGCAGAACGACGCCACCCGCGGCTCCTGCGGCGTGCCGAACATCTGGGGGGCCCACTGGGCGAACTGCTCCGGGGTCCCCGAGTACGCCAAGGCGGAGAGCGGGAGCCCGGTGCCGAAGATGCCGAGTCCGATGCCGGCGCATCCCCAGCAGACTTCCTCCATCACGATGGGCATGGTCAGGCCGGACTGGTCCTGCGCCACCATGTCCACGTAGAAGTCCAGGGAGTACAGCCCGGTCTCGGCGGCTTTGGAGAGCACCGGCCAGGGGAAGTCCTCGCTCTCGTCGTACTGCGGTGCGACGGGCCGGATCTCCCGCTCTGCGAACTCGTGAGCCCACTTGCGGGTGGTGATCTGGTCCTCGGAGAGCTGGAAGTCCATTGCCTCATCCCTCCTGGCCGGTGCTCCGCGGGCACGGCACCGGGTCCGCTCGCATTCCGGCCCCGAACCCTGGAGAATTGATCGGCTCCCGCGGTCCGAGGGTGAACCGAACTGAAGCTACCTATCGGTAGGTTACTCATGAGTAGTATATCCGTCCATGGCGACAAGTAAACCGAGCGCCTCGAAGCGGCGGATGCGCGGCCCCGAGCGCCGGGCCCAGCTCATCGCGGTGGCCCGCAAGGTGTTCGGCCGGGCCGGGTTCCACAGCGTGTCGATGGACGAGGTGGCCAAGGAGGCCGGCGTCACCAAGCCCATCCTGTACGACCACTTCACCTCCAAGGAGGACCTCTACGTCGCCCTGCTCGGCGCCGACGCCGCCTCGCTGGAGGAGCGGGTCCGGGGCGCGCTGACCGGCCCCACCGGGAACCGGGAGCGGATCCGCCAGTCCTTCCAGGCGTACTTCGACTTCGTTGACGAGCACGCCGGCGGCTTCCGGTTGTTCGTCCAGGAGACGACGGGGGGCCAGGAGCTGTTCCGGGGGAAGGTCAACGAGGTCCGGGACCGCATCATGGCCGAGGTGTCCCAGCTCATCGTGCGGGAGTCCCGGGGGAGGATCGACCAGCGGGACGCCGACACGGTGGCCTTGGCCCTGGTGGGGATGGTGGAGACCGCCGCGCAGCGTGACCCGGGGGGTCCGAAGGAGGACCGTCAGCGGGCGGTGGACGTGCTGGTCCGCCTGGCCTGGCGCGGCATCACGAACCTCACGCCGTGACCTCGTCGACCAGCAGACGCCCCCTCGCCGACCCCCCACCGAAGCCTCGCTTCCGCGGGCGGGTGCACCAGATCGCGTTCATCGTCTCGATCCCGGCCGGGCTGGTGCTGGTCGTGCTGGGGAACACCGCGTGGCTCCGCCTGGCGCTCGCCGTGTACGCGGCAACGCTCGTGAACATGTTCGGCACCAGCGGCGCGTACCACCGGCTGCCGTGGTCACCGAAGGCGCTCGACCGGATGAAGCGGTTGGACCACTCGGCCATCTACCTGCTCATCGCGGGGTCGTACACGGCGATCACGGTCCTGGCGCTGCACGGCGTGTTGCGAGTGGCCCTGCTGTCGGCGGTGTGGGCGGGCGCGGCGGTGGGCATCGTGTTCAAGTTCGCCCGCGTCCACGGCTTCCACGCGCTGGGCGGCGCGATGTACGGGATCCTGGGGTGGGCCGCGGTGATCGCGATGCCCCAGTTCTACCTGCACCTGCCGCTGGCGTCGTTCGTGCTGATCATCGTGGGCGGCGTGCTGTACTCCTCCGGTGCGATCGTTCTGGCCCGGCACCGCCCCGACCCCAACCCCCTGGTGTTCGGGTACCACGAGATCTGGCACGTGTGCATGACCACGGCGTCGGCGTGCCAGTACGCGGCGATCCTGCTGGCGGTGCTGGCCGCCCGCTAACCTCGCCGGCGGTCCTGGAGGCGGCGATACAGGGGCAGGCCGTACCACAGGGCGACGGAGGCGCCGGCCGCCAGACCTGACGCGATGCCCGCGGCGACCGCATGGAAGAGCACGTCGGTGATCACGAACACGGCGGCGGCCATGGCCAGCGCGAGGAAGGCCGTGCCCGCGATGACCATCTTGTTGGCCTCGAACAGGATGCGCTCCTTGTTTCCCTGCCGGAACAGGAGCCGGTGGTACGTGGTGGGGGCGATGAGCAGGAGGGTGGCGATCGTCGCGCAGACGAACGCGACGAAGTAGACGTCTCGCTGGAGCGAGGTCATCTTCGGGAAGCCGTTCGAGAACGGGACCGTGAGCAGGAACGCGAACAGCACCTGCACGCCCGGCAGCACCACCCGGAGCTCGTTCAGGAGCTCGATCAGCTCCCGGTTGACCCGCTCCTTCTCCGTCTCCCCCGGCTCACCCGTGCTCTGGTCCGCCACGCCGTGTTCGTACCCGAGACCGAACGCTCGATGCCTCAGCGCGATGGAGGTCAGGCCGCGGGAAGGTCGAAGCGCCGGACCTCCGACAGGTCGTAGGCCGTGATCCACACGGACCCGAATCCAACGCCCGGCTGGATCTCACCGTAGCTGGCGACCTGATACGTGGCCATGGTCTTCAGGCTCTGCGCGTCGAGCGACGTGAGGATCCCCTGGCCACCCAGCCAGAGCGTTCCCCCATCGACGACGATGGATCCGCTCCCTCGTTCGGGGTCGATCATGGCTCGTTCAAGAACCCTCCCCGTGTCCGGGTCGAGCCTCGCGAGCATGCACTTCGCCCCACCCGAACACGCCTCGGATGTCGAGACGACCCAAAGACCGCCATTCGAGGCGCCCGCCCACCCGGACGAGCTGCCGAGACGCGCCGCGATGTCGACCCTCTTGACGATCCGGTTCGTGCCGGGGTCCACCTGGAACAGCATCCCCGTGTCGCACACGTTGGCCCACACCCAATGTGCCGCGACGGTGGGGGTGTTGTTGCAGGCGTTGCCCCCCTTCGGGCCGATCTGGAGCGTGGCCAGCACCCGCTCCGATGTTGCGTCGATCCTGAGCAGTCGGTTGTCCTTGGTGGCGGCCCACAGGCTTCCGAAGCCGAAGTCCACGTCGGAGACGGCCCCCACCTCGAGTCGGGAGATGATCTTGTTGGTCGCCGGATCGATCCGAGCGATGTAGTCGGCTCCCGAGGCCGGGACCCACACGGATCCCGCCCCCACCGCCACGTCCTGGGCCTGGTAGCCGACGCCCGTGATCTCGGCCACGACCTCGTTCGTGGCAGCGTCGATGCGGGAGATGGTCTCGGAGTGGTGCCCGGGAACCCAGACGGAGCCGAACCCCGTGGCGAACCCCTCTGGGAGGTCGACATCGAACCGGGCCACGAGGAACCTTGTCGACGGGGTCGGCCGGATCGTCGGGGAGGGCGCGATGGTTGGGGAGGGCGGGGCGGAGGAGGCCCGAGCCGGGCTCGGGGACCTCGTTCCGGCCGGGGATGCCGCCACGTCCGACGACCCTCCGCCGCCACCGCAGGCCGTCGACACCATTCCGAGCGCGACCACCAGGACTCCGATGGATCCTCGCGCCGTCCGCCCCCTGGCCA from the Actinomycetota bacterium genome contains:
- a CDS encoding acyl-CoA dehydrogenase family protein — protein: MDFQLSEDQITTRKWAHEFAEREIRPVAPQYDESEDFPWPVLSKAAETGLYSLDFYVDMVAQDQSGLTMPIVMEEVCWGCAGIGLGIFGTGLPLSALAYSGTPEQFAQWAPQMFGTPQEPRVASFCVTEPGAGSDVSALRTTAKRDGDEWVLNGQKVFATNGGLACVHIVVATVDPELGHRGQAAFIIGPDTPGLKQGKKERKLGIRASHTAEVLLEDCRVPLENVLGGMQKLEAKLEKARTKERSSAALKTFEMTRPSVAAQAIGIARAAFEFATDYARERETFGRPIIEHEGVAFKLADMAMEIDAARLLTWRAAWMARNGTPFEHAEGSMSKLKAGEVAVAVTEQAIQILGGYGYIKDFPVEKWYRDAKIYTIFEGTSEIQRIVISRAMAQDGFSG
- a CDS encoding TetR/AcrR family transcriptional regulator — translated: MATSKPSASKRRMRGPERRAQLIAVARKVFGRAGFHSVSMDEVAKEAGVTKPILYDHFTSKEDLYVALLGADAASLEERVRGALTGPTGNRERIRQSFQAYFDFVDEHAGGFRLFVQETTGGQELFRGKVNEVRDRIMAEVSQLIVRESRGRIDQRDADTVALALVGMVETAAQRDPGGPKEDRQRAVDVLVRLAWRGITNLTP
- a CDS encoding hemolysin III family protein, producing MTSSTSRRPLADPPPKPRFRGRVHQIAFIVSIPAGLVLVVLGNTAWLRLALAVYAATLVNMFGTSGAYHRLPWSPKALDRMKRLDHSAIYLLIAGSYTAITVLALHGVLRVALLSAVWAGAAVGIVFKFARVHGFHALGGAMYGILGWAAVIAMPQFYLHLPLASFVLIIVGGVLYSSGAIVLARHRPDPNPLVFGYHEIWHVCMTTASACQYAAILLAVLAAR
- a CDS encoding DUF6328 family protein; protein product: MADQSTGEPGETEKERVNRELIELLNELRVVLPGVQVLFAFLLTVPFSNGFPKMTSLQRDVYFVAFVCATIATLLLIAPTTYHRLLFRQGNKERILFEANKMVIAGTAFLALAMAAAVFVITDVLFHAVAAGIASGLAAGASVALWYGLPLYRRLQDRRRG